In Globicephala melas chromosome 20, mGloMel1.2, whole genome shotgun sequence, the genomic window GTTCTGGGAGCTCTTTGGGAtgttggggcagggagggagggggttaTTTGGGAGTCTGGGAAGGTACCAAGCAGCAGTCCCCTGTGACCAAGTTCTGAGACCCTGTCTGCAGCTGTTGGCAAGTAGTGGCTGTGCTGGGCCAGCGGCTGCCGGGGCTGAGGGAGATGAGGACTTGTGTCAGCTGTGGGTCGAAAAGTCAACTCTTTCAATTCCAAAGCAATAGGGCACTTTCCCTAAGAAGTGTGGGACCTGGGGGAAGTGGGGTACTGAGCAGGGAAATGTCTGGGGCAGCTGTTTCGATTAGCCCCATTTAGGGCCATTGCCAGACCAGGCATTTGTGTCCTGTTACATTGCCTGGGTACTTGGGACACTGGTCTGGATCAccctccacaccccctcccccaccccaccccctttgcCCTGAAATCACTGAAGTTCAGTGGTGGCCTGTGGGAGGGGAGGCTCTGCCCCCATGGTTGACTGCCATGGAATAGTGAAATCACCCGGGAGGGGTGGGCTGTGTGGTTCCAGAGAGGCCAGCTCCTTGGTAACTGGCATCCTGTTGCCATGGCAACAGGACCGGTGATGGAGCAAGAGATGGCAGTGTGCATGTGGTGAGGGCGGGCTGAAGAGTGCATTTGGGCACACCAAGGGGCAGGAGACCTCTGAGCCTGGCTTCCTGCTGCTTCCGTGAGCTTCCAGAGACCTTAGTGCCTGCTCTGTCAGAACAGACTCTCCACTCAGACAAAGGCTGTCCTGCAGGGATGTGGGGTGAGGGAGGCAAAGCTCTGGGGACCAGACCTCTGACACCTCTCGTCCTTATCCACCTTGCCCTCCTCCCCATaggttccaggcagagggtggTTACGTGCTCTACCCTCAGATCGGGGACCGGCTAGACCTGCTCTGCCCCCGGGCCCGGCCTCCTGGCCCCCACTCCTCTCCTAATTACGAGTTCTACAAGCTGTATCTGGTAGGGGGTGCCCAGGGCCGGCGCTGCGAGGCACCCCCTGCCCCAAACCTCCTTCTCACTTGTGACCGGCCAGATCTGGATCTCCGCTTCACCATCAAGTTCCAGGAGTATAGCCCTAACCTCTGGGGCCACGAGTTCCGCTCACACCACGATTACTACATAATTGGTACTGCTGGGCAGCGGGCAGGGTCGAGTGGGGAGGTGCTCCTGGGATCGAGGGCAGATGAGGGAGGGGACCACTGGAGCCACCTCGGGTGGTGTTGGGGCCAGGCATGGAGACAGAATAGGTGTAGACTCTGGAGGGCCAACTTCTCCCTCTGGTTCTTCTCTCCCAGCCACATCGGATGGAACCCGGGAAGGCCTGGAGAGCTTGCAGGGAGGTGTGTGCCTCACTAGAGGCATGAAGGTGCTTCTTCGAGTGGGACAAAGTGAGTGGGGCTGGGGCACACCTCCTAGGGGCCGAGGGGCAGTACCATCGTGGTCAGGGGGCTGCTGTCTCAGCCCCTCTCTCGGCCCTTCCCCGTCTCCAGGTCCCCGAGGAGGGGCTGCCCCCCGAAAGCCTGTGTCTGAAATGCCCATGGAAAAAGACCGAGGGGTGGCCCACAGCCTGGAGCCTGGGAAGGAGAACACAGCAGGTAGGAACCAGGGGTCCAGCCTCCTGTCTTCCCTAGCCTCCTCTGCTCTCGGACCCCAGCTGCCCTAGCttcaccctctccctccctccctcttcagtTTTGGGGGCAGTGATAcaggaaagaggagaagagaggatgggagggtgggaggggaatgGAAGCCAAATGAGGAAAAGACTCAATCAGAACTAATTAGCCAAGTCAGTGCTTCAATCAGTGCTGTCAGAGAAGGGGGGAGGACTCCTTGGCATGGAGCTGAAGGGCTGGACACACCTGGATTCCGAGTGGGGCTTGGACGGGAGGGGAAGTGGGGTCCCCAAAGGGCCTGGGCACTGCTGGGGAAACCCATGGGGACCCGCAAAGATGGGTGTCCAGATGCCCGGGTGGCTCCTTCAGCCCCAccccctctttcctccttcacccCTTCCCTGCCAGGTGACCCCACCAGCAATGCAACCTCCCGGGGTGCTGAaggccccctgccccctcccagcatGCCCGCAGTGGCCGGGGCAGCAGGGGGGCTGGCGCTGCTCTTGCTGGgcgtggcaggggctgggggtgccaTGTGTTGGCGGAGACGGCGGGCCAAGCCTTCGGAGAGTCGCCACCCTGGTCCTGGCTCCTTCGGGAGGGGAGGGTCTCTGGGCCTGGGGGGTGGAGGCGGGATGGGACCTAGGGAGGCTGAGCCTGGGGAGCTAGGGATAGCTCTGCGGGGCAGTGGGGCTGCAGACCCCCCCTTCTGTCCCCACTATGAAAAGGTGAGTGGTGACTATGGGCATCCTGTGTACATCGTGCAGGATGGGCCCCCCCAGAGCCCTCCAAACATCTACTACAAGGTATGAGGGCTCCTCCGACCTGGCTCTCCTGGATCCAGCCCTTTGTGGGGTGCTCCTCCAGTTTAATTCATGGTTTGAGGGACACCTCTAGCATCTCCTTGGCCCCCTTTGCCCCCCAACTCCTTTGCTCCTCCTGGCTCTCGCCTCTTCTCCACTTTTAGGATTCCCTAAGACATCTACCCAACGACCGCCTGCCCTCTGGTTGGCTGTGTGtgcccctctctgtctctgtgttccTGGGTCCTAttcccctggggagggggcaaagATTCAGCCTCTTCGTCTAACCATGACCCAGGGATCCTTGTCCGCCTCACCCACTGAGAGCTAGGGGTGGGAACAGTCTGTCTTTTGGTCGGCACCTCTTTCTGCCTCtcactgtttttctcttcttttctcctctctctcttattttctgtctctctcttctgtcTCTAGGTCTGTTCCTCTTCCCTAGCATCCTCCTCCCTGTACCTCCTTTTATTTACCCTCTTGGCTTCTTATCCTGTACCTCTCCCATCTCCAGGGTGGGGGCATCAAAGCATTTCTCCCCTCAGCTCCCTCTTCTGACTTCTCTTACCAACCACTCCCCTCAGTCTGCCAAAAATGGGGGCCTTATGGGGAAGGCTCTGGCACTCCACCCCAGCTCAGGGCATGGGTAGCAGGGCCTCCTCCTCTGCCCTGCCCCGGGCCTCTACATACTTACTCCAGCCATTTGGGATGGTTGGGTCATGACAGCTACCATGAGAAGTGTCCCGTTTTGTCCAGTGGGCCAATAGCAAGCTATGAACCAGTCAGGACACATGTGGACTTGGTCTGATGCTGAATGGGCCACTTGGGACATGAAGTGACTTGCTCCAGACAAGAAGTAACCAGGCCTGGACAGAAGTGGCCTGGGAAGTGGAAGCAGTGCAGCAGGAACTGGAAGTGCCTTCATCCAGGACAGGAAGTAGCACTTCTGAAATAGGAAGTGGTCTGGCTGGAACCGGAAGTGGCTtagtctggggggtgggggggaggtggatGGTTCTTACTCTGTGGAGAAGGGCGGGCAGGAAGAACTTCCCATTTCAGGAGGAAGCTGGAACTTACTCTAAGAAGATCGGGTGGACTGAGGTTCTTCCTAGTATTCAGTGTCACGTGCCAGGATCTCCCTTCCCTTGTTCTCTGTGCTGCTTTTAGGACAGCTAAGGTGGCTGCCATCTGCCATGGCAGGCTCAATTTGTCTTGTTCTTCCCTTTCCATATCCCAGTATAATCTCTGTTACTCAACAGGATGACCCCAAGAACCCACGTGTTGTCCCCAGTAACCTGGATGGCTGTCTTGTTCATCACATTCTCCATTTCCTACTCCCTTCAAACTCAACACAGCTCCCTTCTTAGTGACCAAAATGGTGGCCTACTGACTGGTCTAGCTGACAGTGGTTCTTAGCAACAGCCAGTCTTTCCATAGTGACCAGCTGATACCTCTTCCTGCCCACTAGTGCACAATTGGgtgttgcctcagtttcctcccagcTCATTTCCTTTAGGTCAGAGCTGCCTTTGGGCACCACGTCGGCCACCTCAATCACCAGCCAAGATGGTTGCTTTGTCCACCAGAGGTCAAGCTATCTCTCTGGTGCTGTAGTTCCCAGCTCCTTCTTGATTTTTCTAATCGCTCCTTCCAGAGAACAGGAAGTTAATATTGCCATGGGGGAGGTGGCGGGGTATGGCCGTCACCTCAATAGTTTTACTGTAAAAGGGAAATTtgaacaacaaaaaccaaaaaaaaaataaaaaactttaaaagttgaTGAGAATGACTGGACGTGAATTGGGGCAGAGAACTGGTGATTAGAACAGCTTTCCAGCTGAGTGTTGAATTGCATGAAACCAAGGGGTAGGGAGGGGGTTGTGTTGGATGGGTGAGGTGGACAGGGCCTGGCTGGCGGAGGGGGGTGTGGTCATGGGCTGGGCGAGGAGGCTGAGGAAAGCAGCCCCtgccaggggagggagagaggaaccCAGGTGGCAGTGGGTTGCCAATACATCCAAATGGGGCTGTCTGTGAATATGCGTTCACTCACGGGGGGAAAGCCCAAGTGTCTATTGCTAAACCAAGTATCAGATTCAAGGCAAGTCTCGGTGGGAAACAAAGTGGAAAAAACATGCTCACGTGTTCAATCTATTCCCTCCCACTCCTGCCCAAGGCACTCCTGTGCCCAGAAGACTCAGGGATCCAGGCATCAAGCTGCCTATCCCGTGGCTCCCTGTGTACCCATAACCCAGGCTCTTCTCCCCCTAAAACCCAGATGCCCAGTTCCCTAGACTCAGCCCCATTCTCCAACCACAAAAGCAGCAGTGAGGAGCATCGCTGCAGCCAGTCGGTGGGGGTCACAACCTCTgacctgcctgcccctcccctgacTTTAGGTCCCCTCCCGCTGTCTCCCATCTGCCTGGAGGTCAAGGggtcctcctgcccctcctctgtcCAGTGggatccctgcccctccccctgtcTGAGCAAGATGCCTGGGTCCCGAGAGGTGCAGGCACTGTAGGAGGGGAGTTGAAAACTGGGAGGCCAGGTGCTGGGCTGTCTGGCATTTACTCCTGCCTTCTAAGCCCACACTGGAGCTGCCCGaggtggggaggctggagggggtgtggaaggGCTGGTTCCTGCCCCTTAGTGGGGGTTGGTTGTCATGGCAACATCCCCTTCTTCACACAATGGGAAGCCCCCCTCAGCCTCCCGCGTGGATGGAGCCGACAGCCCCATCGCTGGCTATCAGCCTCAGGGACTTGGCAACCGTCACTATGGTAACCCAGAGCCCAGCAACAGGGCCCAGTTGAGAGAGGGAGGGGTCCACAACTGGGGCAGGGCTGTGTGTGCAAGGGGGCAAGGGAGCCAAGGAAGACTCCCCTACACGTATATCCAGAGGCAcaggtggagagaagagagggaagagaagtgGGGATAAATAGTCTCCGTGACAGACAAACATCTCACCAAAGCAACCGAGACATCATAACATGCTGAGAGACAGGAAGACACCTGGGGACAGATGCACAGCTGGGGAGAGGAACAGCACATTCTGCACATTACCCTGGGACACACCCCTTCAGAGAACTGGCATCTATAGACTCTTCTCTCCCCAGACATTAACAATGCAAGATCTAGAGCCTTCCACATGTGTAGTGATCTTTTGAGCTATTTGAAAGCTCAGGTGACTTCCACACAGAAAAACACATGCCATCCTATTCGCTTTCTAggtacaaacacacaaacacactcctAGGGTAACAAGTACAACAAAGCAAGAAGAGGTGCAggaagacattcattcattcattcattcactcagcatcatATTAAATGTCTGCTTTGTTCCAGGTACTATTTCAGGCACTGGTAGTATGAGGTGAATAAGGCAAAGCTCCCGCTTTCATGAAATCCACATTTTGGTGGGGAACAACATAATAATATTTCTGGTAGTGATAAGTGATATAAAAAAACAGTGAAGAGGATGGAGAGTATCAGGAAGATGCTTTAAGTTAGGAGGTCAGGAGGGTccctctgaagaggtgacatttgttCAGGACCTTGAATAATGAGGAGTATGGAAGGCAGGCACTATGGGGAAGGGCAGAGCAGAAAGacggaacagcaagtgcaaagcaTAGAGGTGAAATCTCGACAGGCTTGGGAATAGTGAGAAAGACATCTCAACCACACACATGTTCTAGATGCGTCCTGTCTTTCCCCAGCCTCAGCGTGTAGGGTAGCAAGTGACCAAGGAAGAATCCACATTTAGGAAGTTGATCTAACTCCgtcttccattttttcccctttgtttctttctttcttttttttttgacctaaaaacatgcttttttacttcattataataaacacaaagaaatcagCACACAAAATACATTTCCAGACAAACACACCAGttttatagaaaaagatataaacattTACTTTAAGGTCTGGGGCGGGAGGGGGTCCCCTTTGTTTCTTGTGTGGATGTGAGCTGTGTTTTCCTCAACTAAATTTTAtgctctgggagggcagggataATGCTCTGAGATTTTGGGGCTGTGGTACAGCTGCTGGTACAGAGTCTAGAGCAGAGTGGGAGTAAAGGATCTGAGAGAGCTGGGGACCACAGAATGTAAACCCAGCATAGGATGGAGGCT contains:
- the EFNB3 gene encoding ephrin-B3 isoform X1 translates to MGAPHSGPGGVRVGALLLLGFLGLVSGLSLEPVYWNSANKRFQAEGGYVLYPQIGDRLDLLCPRARPPGPHSSPNYEFYKLYLVGGAQGRRCEAPPAPNLLLTCDRPDLDLRFTIKFQEYSPNLWGHEFRSHHDYYIIATSDGTREGLESLQGGVCLTRGMKVLLRVGQSPRGGAAPRKPVSEMPMEKDRGVAHSLEPGKENTAGDPTSNATSRGAEGPLPPPSMPAVAGAAGGLALLLLGVAGAGGAMCWRRRRAKPSESRHPGPGSFGRGGSLGLGGGGGMGPREAEPGELGIALRGSGAADPPFCPHYEKVSGDYGHPVYIVQDGPPQSPPNIYYKV
- the EFNB3 gene encoding ephrin-B3 isoform X2 translates to MSFPLSVSYPPTPRCSWSIRSSVRMFQAEGGYVLYPQIGDRLDLLCPRARPPGPHSSPNYEFYKLYLVGGAQGRRCEAPPAPNLLLTCDRPDLDLRFTIKFQEYSPNLWGHEFRSHHDYYIIATSDGTREGLESLQGGVCLTRGMKVLLRVGQSPRGGAAPRKPVSEMPMEKDRGVAHSLEPGKENTAGDPTSNATSRGAEGPLPPPSMPAVAGAAGGLALLLLGVAGAGGAMCWRRRRAKPSESRHPGPGSFGRGGSLGLGGGGGMGPREAEPGELGIALRGSGAADPPFCPHYEKVSGDYGHPVYIVQDGPPQSPPNIYYKV